A genomic stretch from Arachis stenosperma cultivar V10309 chromosome 3, arast.V10309.gnm1.PFL2, whole genome shotgun sequence includes:
- the LOC130967678 gene encoding putative gamma-glutamylcyclotransferase At3g02910 — MVAETVHHHNHDANDGNRTLIFSYGTLKRGFSNHNLLQDLIRTGDASFIGLYKTSHSYPLVCGPYRVPFLLNLPGSGHKVHGELYSVSARGLARMDELEGTTRHHYERLPIKLLPAEEGADENVNNEDQVNLEDETMMTEDAPGVLTCAEAYFAHSNYAVEMWKKNGKRGLRCYTKKETKGYVKRGDRPQHLTFLDHIRLFLSE; from the coding sequence ATGGTAGCAGAAACCGTGCACCACCACAACCACGATGCCAACGATGGGAACAGAACCCTGATCTTCTCGTACGGAACCTTGAAGagaggcttctccaaccacaaCCTCCTCCAAGACCTAATCCGCACCGGCGACGCCTCCTTCATCGGCCTCTACAAGACATCGCACAGCTACCCCCTCGTCTGCGGGCCCTACAGAGTCCCCTTCCTCCTCAACCTCCCGGGCTCGGGCCACAAAGTCCATGGCGAGTTGTACTCCGTCTCGGCCCGCGGCCTGGCCCGTATGGACGAACTCGAAGGAACCACGCGCCACCACTACGAGCGGTTACCGATCAAGCTTCTTCCGGCCGAGGAAGGCGCTGACGAGAATGTAAACAACGAGGATCAGGTAAATTTGGAAGATGAGACGATGATGACGGAGGATGCGCCGGGCGTGCTAACGTGCGCAGAGGCGTATTTTGCGCATAGTAACTACGCCGTTGAGATGTGGAAGAAGAATGGGAAGAGAGGGTTACGGTGTTATACGAAGAAAGAGACCAAGGGATACGTCAAGCGCGGTGATCGGCCTCAGCATTTGACCTTCCTTGATCACATTCGCTTGTTCCTTTCTGAAtga
- the LOC130969816 gene encoding uncharacterized protein LOC130969816, with product MQKKFRVLTPFLSQMAAADNTTKPRDYYKVLEVDYDATDENIKLNYRRLALKWHPDKHKGDSTVTAKFQEINEAYNVLSDPAKRCDYDLTGACEIEKYSLQEYLARFKGMILTCNGLGINHTDRWSPHLIESIDSLDE from the exons ATGCAAAAGAAGTTTCGTGTGTTGACCCCATTTCTGTCGCAAATGGCCGCCGCTGACAACACCACCAAGCCAAGG GATTATTACAAAGTGTTGGAGGTTGATTATGATGCAACTGATGaaaacatcaaattaaattaccGAAGACTTGCATTG AAATGGCATCCTGACAAGCATAAAGGTGACAGTACAGTTACTGCAAAATTTCAAGAGATAAATGAAGCTTACAATG TGTTGAGTGATCCTGCCAAGCGTTGTGACTATGATTTAACCGGAGCCTGTGAGATCGAAAAGTATAGCTTGCAG GAATACCTTGCCAGATTTAAAGGCATGATTCTTACCTGCAATGGACTTGGCATCAACCATACAGACAGATG GTCGCCACATTTGATTGAAAGTATTGATTCCTTAGATGAGTAA